From the genome of Corallococcus macrosporus DSM 14697:
CCGAGTACAGCACCGCCAGCAGCGGCAGCAGCCGCCGCTTCAGCTTCCCCGCGTTGCGCAGCGCGTACAGCACGCCGCTGATGGCGAAGAGCGCCATGGCGTCGTACATGCCCAGGTCATGCCGGGGGCCGCCGGGGAAGGCCACCGCCAGGAAGAAGTCGGTGGGCACGCCCGGGTGGTCATGCACGGCGAAGCAGCCCAGCCGCGCCACCGCCCAGCCCGGCGCCACGCCCAGGGCGAACGCGTCCGCGTAGTCGGAGAAGCGCAGCTTGCGCACCTTGAAGAACACGACGGCGGCGAGGATGCCGCCCAGCAGGCCGCCGAACGAGGACAGGCCATCCCAGACCTTCAGAATCTGGAACGGGCTCTTGGACAGCTCCTCCGGGTGGTAGAAGAACAGGTGCACCCAGTGGCCCACCACGACGCCCACGCCCACGCCCCAGGGCGCGAAGTCGGCGAGCGGGTCCGGGTTCAGGCCTTCGCGCTCGGCGTTGCGGCCAAGCAGCCGGGCGGCCAGCAGGATGCCCACCGCGACGAAGATGCCAAAGGGCTCGATTTTGAGGGGCCCCAGCTCA
Proteins encoded in this window:
- a CDS encoding prolipoprotein diacylglyceryl transferase; the protein is MIPYWQAPSIELGPLKIEPFGIFVAVGILLAARLLGRNAEREGLNPDPLADFAPWGVGVGVVVGHWVHLFFYHPEELSKSPFQILKVWDGLSSFGGLLGGILAAVVFFKVRKLRFSDYADAFALGVAPGWAVARLGCFAVHDHPGVPTDFFLAVAFPGGPRHDLGMYDAMALFAISGVLYALRNAGKLKRRLLPLLAVLYSVCRFLFDFLRATDMSYVDARYFGLTPAQYGCIALALYGVWGLLRRQEPGTAASPPSAPKSQGTVGAR